TTACAAAAAAAGGTCTCAACAGTAATATAGCTGTTATGAGCACAACTCCCAGTCTCCACCCCTGTTACGTTCACTCTTCCACTGCACCTCAGGCTCTAAGGCTGCTGCCTTTGGTCAACAGCATCCCAGGTCCTTTGCTGGGAAGAGAACACTGAACaggtttcttcttcctcttccctgggcagtctcATGGTGGTGGTTTCTTCCTTCTTGCAGTGTGTTGCACTTGGGGCTATTTTAAATGTTCCCTAGCACCTTGGTCTGCAATTCCATGTTACAACAAGTTACTATAAATAGATAGTCTCCAACATATTAGatacttttccattttctttgttaCCCCTAAAAACTGGGTTTTCCCAGTTCCAAAGTTTACACATCCTTAATTATCTGTAATCAGCCCTGCAGTCTTCAGCATCATCCCATGACTATATTCCTCAACAATGCATTATTTGCCCCCACTTGCAATCTCTATCATCCCTCTTTCATTACATTACAGCATTAAGCTAAGTTTATAAATAGTTTGTTCTGCTTAGAACTGTTATCTATTTATAATCATTTGGCATAACCATAATTTTAATGAAgccaagcaaaaataaaacaaatagacattttaaaaaattgctgttACAGCTAAACAAGCTAAAACAAAGCTTCAGGCAGGCCAAGAACTCAGCCCAAGCCAGCAGAATCCTTTGGCCTTGTGTTCACACAAAGCCAGTGGCCTGTTACTAGCAGGAGCAGTGTTGTACTCACTGGGTTACACCTTAGATCTCATAGGAAAAGGGACTCTGAGCAAGGCAGAACCGATGGTGCTGCCAAGGAAACCTGTTCTAACTTGTACACAGGGGTTCAGGGTAAAAACACTGCTGGGAACCCAGCCCATGCCTGGCTGGCACCAGCAGAGGAATTCACAGGGCGGGAGAAGGTGCAAGTGGGGAGCTGGTAATAGCTCTGTACAGGTATTTAACAAGGTTATCGTACCTACGccacatttgattttttttttttttttaacacgtggctgcagcagcaggatcttCCAATACAGCTCAAAGCTGACCAGGAACAGCAGTCCCAAACAGAGCAGGGGATTTTTACTGTAGAGTTCCTCACAGCTCTAACAAATGCTATTCATGGCTGCTTTGAGCTCCCCGTCCTCCCCGAGGACGGTATGATCAACCACCACAGTCATTCAAAGCAGGTTTTAGTGACTATTTTGCCTCCACTTAATCAGCCCCGATAGCTAATGCTTCGTGCAGTAGCTCACACTCTAAGTCTGTCACCCTGAGCCaaacagcaccagcagcagtttggtgaTGAGCTGCTTTCTCCTCAGCATTCCAGACGTACCACAGAACTGTGGAGACCATGAACACACAACGACCCTTTATCGATTTCCAGTGTTGAAAAGACTAGAGGGATGAAGGTGCAGACTGCATTTtcttaagatatttttttttcgtCCTCTAAAGCTTCAGCCATTACAGAACTAAAGCTAACAATTTGGAGTTAAAGGGAGAAAGAGCTGATGAGTCTAACAGCATCTCCAGAAGGGTTCCTTCCCGTATCTTTGTGCTGTTGTAGTGCAAGTAGCACAAATATCTTTTATATAAAATGGTCATTTCTGCTCACTGTTTGTGCATTTCTTTATCAGCCAAATAACACACCCACAACCAACACAGCCAGACCCTGGTTTTGGAAAACTAGCAAATATGAAAAAGTTCCTCTTCATAATATTTTCCCTCACCCTCATTCTTAAAATTACACCATAAATCCAGACTCAATATCACAAGGACATTTTTCAAAGGCCCAACTGCTACTgcatttcagatttgttttgttttggttttttccccaaaaacttCAAGTTGCTGCAGTATCACTTACCTGGGGTAAACTACACAAACTGGGATGTTATTGTTTATACTTCCAGCCTCTtgtctgctctttttttcttagaaaaccAGACATTCTTGAGTTTAAACTGCCTGAATGCAAGGCAAGCGCTTTGACCCTGTTTGAGGGTTGAAGCATGTCCGGAGAACTGATATTGCCATCAGCAGGAAGATCTTGCAATTTGCAGCTTTCCCCCTTGCTGCTCTTCCCACCCAGCTCTGGACGTGGACGGATTCCACCCAGCAGAATCTGCAACCAGCAGGACAGAAATGCCCTAAAACACAGTAATACTGACAAGGTCAGGTTTCCGTTTCCATGAGCAACTCAATCCAGTTGGAGCTCACACATTCAATAACAGCAGAAGGAGACTACTTgggtaacaaaaaaaataatcacacacAGTGTAGCAAGATTCAGGAGCTTACAAAGGAATGAATTAGGAACCAGAATCACACAATTTCTTGGGCCTGTCCCCAGAATGAACTAAAAGTTCCTGTTTGTCCCAGACAGCCGCTGTTTTGTCTCAGCAATTCCTCTACAGGTCGATCCTTCTGCCTCACATGCTACTACTGGCTAAAAAGGAGACTGGCTGGTGGGAGAGCAACGCCAGAACTCAAGGTACCAACAAGGTGAAGAGCAAGGACTGCACCAACTTGTTAACATGAACATGGTGTGAGCTAGTCTTAGATATAGAAactggtttttcttttgaaaaaacagaTCATTTTCCTGCTAAGGAAGATGATCATCAGGGAAATGGGGTGTCTTGCTAATCACCAGGTAGCACTTAATTTTCAGGGGAGATGTCAGCATTAGAcctcattttgaaaattaaaaaaaaaaaaaaaaatcaagttcatCAAGTAAAATAATAGCTCCTTCCTCTCCACTCCGCAAGGAGTTTCTCACCGGTATCCACTGCTGGGATGATACAAAGGGCACTTCACCAACCATTCCGTTGAAGTCCTTTCCCAAAGTTGTCTTCAGCGTTGGTCTGGAGCACAGGCAAATCCTCCCAATGCCGCTGGGTTAATGCGGACGGCTGCTGGACTCCAGGTGGGAGCGTTTGCCGGCGGCGAGCACGCTGCTGCTCTCCGTCTGTTCGGGGAACGGGCGCTTGTAGGTCCGACCGTGTCCGTTCATCGCCCCTCGCTGCCACTTGCAGATGTCTCCGTTCAGGATGTCTTGAATGTGCTGCACTATGAGGTTTATGGCAACTGCAGAGAGGAACGGGGGATACAGGACACATATAGGCTTTCTTGGCCGAGCTGTCTAGAAAATATGGGGCATCCAGCCCTGGTCAAGTTTTGACAACAAGCCCTTAAATGAAGCTCtacctgtgctctgcagggaggtCAGACCTCAACAGAAACCAGTGACTGCACTGCCAGCTTTAACACTAGTGTCCTGCTCTGCATCGCCAGTCGCATCACATTTTTGCAGCCCCCACAGTTCGAGCAGCTGGTCAGGCTCCGAGCAGctccctcccctgcacccctccAGCAGAACCCCTTCCTCAGACACGCGCAAAAGCAGCGGTGTGCCATCCGCTCTCTCACCAACCCCAAGAGAAATCAGACAGAGAACCCAACTCCCTCTTACCCATGTTGTCAACTCCTCGGGGAATGATCACGTCTGCGTACTTCTTTGTCTGCAAAACAGGAACGGTGGTGGAGACTGTTAATGGGAAAGGTCGGCTTGACTCTAGGAAGAAGATACCAAACACCAGAAAGCTGGGGGCAAAGACGGAGGGGTTTCTGTGCTCTGGGACTGCAAGTTAAAACTCTCTGTCATGGTAACACCTTAAATTAATTGAGAAGTTGCATTGGATTTAGGGTCAGGGCTTGTTCTTACTGCCCCTTTGCATGGAATGtccaggcagaagcagcaggttcAGTGTGGAATACTTCAGCACTCTGAAGAGCACGCTGCCTTCAACAGATCACCCACTCCGAGGCCGAGGTCTGTTTGCAAAGAGCTGCTTCTAATCAGCATTTCACAAGCCACTGCTAAATCCCTGCCGAGAGCCGAGGTACCCAGTGTGCATGTGAAATTCCTTCCTGCCTCTGATGacattttattgatttttaccACCAGAGAGCCCCTGGGGgttgtttttcccctcccttcttaTAAAAAGGCTGGCAAATTCAGCATTTCTAATGAGTACTTTTACAATCCCAGAACTGCTTTGATCTAGAGTGAGAGGCGCCTGAGCTAGCCTTTTCCATCTTATTTAATCCACATACAGGATTTTGTTCTCAAAGGGTTTTTACAAATTAATTGATTATGTGAGCACCTAAATTGGCCTCACATTATACAGCATAGCAAGCAGACTCTGTAATGGTCTGCCCCAGGTTTTCAGCAGCGTTCCCTGTGGAgagagggtctgtgggaaaccaagctcttctttcttccttcttaagAATAAATGCAGAGTGGGAGTGTTTCAGTCAAAGGGACCCGTGCTAAAATAGCCACGGCAGTGAGAAAATGTGCGCAGCCTCTAGGGATTTCCACAGCGCTTCGCAAGCAGAAAGAACCAACCATTTAAGTCACTTAAATAAGTAGCTTGTAATGGTTAAAGAGATGAGGCAGAGGGGAGAGCATGGGACTTGTGAAATACAAATATCAAAAGCCACCACTGCTGTATGTACAGTGCAGCTGATCCCCAGGCAGCCCTGCTCCTTTTctccccccaccaaaaaaaaaaatgcaaatcaaaTTAGTGAAATGTTTAGTACCGGTAAGCAGAACTCTTCAAAGGCAGGTTTGACAAATGTGGTGTACTGGGTGAGGATCTGCTCAAGGTCCCTCCCGCGTTTCATATCTCGCAGAACTGGGACGGGAAGATAAAACCCATGAGTGTTACCACATGGTAGAGGGCGGATAAGGAACACGAACAGGCTAATGCTGCCAGGGACGGCAGAGCGTTACCTCTGCGGGACAGCCGGACGTCGGAATCTGTGTCGACAAAGAGCCGGAGGTGGAACATGTCCCGAATGTCTTGATTGTAGAAAACCAGGATCCCCTCAAAGAGGACAACGTCCGCAGGATAGACCACGGTCGTCTCTGCCAGCCTGCCAGGAGAAAACACCCAGAGCGTGTTGCTAAAATGGTCA
The genomic region above belongs to Caloenas nicobarica isolate bCalNic1 chromosome 19, bCalNic1.hap1, whole genome shotgun sequence and contains:
- the UCK1 gene encoding uridine-cytidine kinase 1 → MASAGGAEPERPHPKPFLIGVSGGTASGKSTVCEKIMELLGQNAVERRQRKVQILSQDSFYRVLSAEQQAKALKGQYNFDHPDAFDNDLMHTTLKNIVEGKTVEVPTYDFVTHSRLAETTVVYPADVVLFEGILVFYNQDIRDMFHLRLFVDTDSDVRLSRRVLRDMKRGRDLEQILTQYTTFVKPAFEEFCLPTKKYADVIIPRGVDNMVAINLIVQHIQDILNGDICKWQRGAMNGHGRTYKRPFPEQTESSSVLAAGKRSHLESSSRPH